A genomic segment from Gadus morhua chromosome 4, gadMor3.0, whole genome shotgun sequence encodes:
- the LOC115541901 gene encoding sorting nexin-9 isoform X1 — MAAKVQVLYDFEAEPGNNELTVREGETLSVLNQQVGGGWIEAQNSRGQTGLVPVDYLQIKGVGQTAPSYSDAENTHSQVNNDNQRWTGGGASSDVAGLNTQGHTQAGFEDDDGDDDDGEWDDDWDEGSMEGHAPGATGDGEGGATGRNTHTMKISLNKFPFSKTPNPEVFLLAPPPRGTNLLPIYMGEVGPVWLYPQSPLDCEVTDPKKGSKMYGLKSYIEYQVIPTSTQRPVNHRYKHFDWLYERLLEKFGSAIAIPGLPDKQVTGRFEEQFIRGRMERLQGWMRRMCRHPVVCQSHVFTLFLTYQDQKEWKLGKRRAERDVAVGQMIFSLMDPEAPEMDSVEVDQKYEQYSRFTKAMDDGVKELLGVGQTHWKRCTGPLPKEYQRIGEAFINLSTVFSSSGYQGESTLTDALTSAGTIYQEVAEIVAEQPKRDLHFLLETNREYKGLLGCFPETLAVHKAAIEKVKDGDKMVAAGRISTQEKTTMKQRLSCMSYSLQAEMNHFHSNRIYDYNRVMQLYLEGQVKFYEEIAAKLRLALAQFTKI; from the exons ATGGCAGCGAAG GTTCAGGTTTTGTACGACTTTGAAGCTGAACCAGGAAACAACGAACTGACcgtcagagaaggagagacactCTCTGTACTCAACCAG CAGGTCGGCGGGGGGTGGATTGAAGCTCAGAACTCCAGAGGACAGACTGGTCTGGTCCCAGTCGACTACCtacag atAAAAGGTGTGGGACAGACGGCCCCATCCTATTCTGATGccgaaaacacacactctcag GTTAACAACGACAACCAGCGCTGGACAGGGGGCGGAGCTTCTAGTGACGTAGCGGGTTTGaatacacaaggacacacacaag CTGGGTTTGAGgacgatgatggtgatgatgatgatggtgagtgGGATGATGATTGGGATGAAGGCTCCATGGAAGGCCACGCCCCCGGAGCCACAGGGGATGGAGAGGGCGGAGCTACAggacgcaacacacacaccatgaagaTCTCACtcaacaa GTTCCCCTTCTCTAAGACCCCCAACCCGGAGGTCTTCCTCctggccccccccccgagaGGGACCAACCTGCTGCCCATCTAC atgggggaggtggggcCCGTCTGGCTGTACCCCCAGAGCCCCCTGGACTGTGAGGTCACGGACCCCAAGAAGGGATCCAAGATGTACGGCCTGAAGAGTTATATAGAGTATCAGGTCATCCCCACG AGTACCCAACGACCTGTCAATCACCGCTACAAGCATTTTGATTGGCTGTACGAGCGGCTGCTGGAGAAGTTTGGGTCGGCCATCGCCATCCCCGGCCTGCCTGACAAACAGGTGACAG ggcgGTTCGAGGAGCAGTTCATCCGGGGCCGTATGGAGCGTCTCCAGGGCTGGATGAGGAGGATGTGTCGCCACCCGGTGGTCTGTCAGAGCCACGTCTTCACCCTGTTCCTCACCTACCAGGACCAGAAG gagTGGAAGCtggggaagaggagggcagagagggaCGTGGCAGTGGGTCAGATGATCTTCTCCCTCATGGACCCCGAAGCTCCAGAGATGGACTCTGTAGAAGT ggatcAGAAGTATGAACAGTACAGTCGGTTCACGAAGGCGATGGACGACGGAGTGAAAGAGCTGCTCGGGGTGGGACAGACGCACTGGAAGAGGTGCACTGGAC ctcTCCCTAAAGAATACCAGAGGATTGGTGAAGCCTTCATCAACCTATCCACTGTTTTCAGCTCCAGTGGTTACCAAG GAGAATCTACACTGACAGACGCGCTCACGTCTGCTGGGACGATATACCAGGAGGTGGCAGAGATAGTAGCAgaacag CCGAAGAGAGacctccacttcctgttggAGACTAACAGGGAGTACAAAGGGCTGCTGGGATGTTTCCCAGAAACCCTTGCTGTTCACAAG gctgCTATAGAGAAGGTGAAGGACGGAGATAAGATGGTGGCCGCAGGAAGGATCAGCACTCAGGAGAAAACGACGATGAAGCAAAGACTGAGCTGCATGTCCTACAGCCTCCAGG CTGAGATGAATCATTTCCATAGCAACCGTATCTATGACTACAACCGAGTGATGCAACTCTACCTTGAAGGCCAGGTGAAGTTCTATGAAGAG
- the LOC115541901 gene encoding sorting nexin-9 isoform X2, producing the protein MAAKVQVLYDFEAEPGNNELTVREGETLSVLNQVGGGWIEAQNSRGQTGLVPVDYLQIKGVGQTAPSYSDAENTHSQVNNDNQRWTGGGASSDVAGLNTQGHTQAGFEDDDGDDDDGEWDDDWDEGSMEGHAPGATGDGEGGATGRNTHTMKISLNKFPFSKTPNPEVFLLAPPPRGTNLLPIYMGEVGPVWLYPQSPLDCEVTDPKKGSKMYGLKSYIEYQVIPTSTQRPVNHRYKHFDWLYERLLEKFGSAIAIPGLPDKQVTGRFEEQFIRGRMERLQGWMRRMCRHPVVCQSHVFTLFLTYQDQKEWKLGKRRAERDVAVGQMIFSLMDPEAPEMDSVEVDQKYEQYSRFTKAMDDGVKELLGVGQTHWKRCTGPLPKEYQRIGEAFINLSTVFSSSGYQGESTLTDALTSAGTIYQEVAEIVAEQPKRDLHFLLETNREYKGLLGCFPETLAVHKAAIEKVKDGDKMVAAGRISTQEKTTMKQRLSCMSYSLQAEMNHFHSNRIYDYNRVMQLYLEGQVKFYEEIAAKLRLALAQFTKI; encoded by the exons ATGGCAGCGAAG GTTCAGGTTTTGTACGACTTTGAAGCTGAACCAGGAAACAACGAACTGACcgtcagagaaggagagacactCTCTGTACTCAACCAG GTCGGCGGGGGGTGGATTGAAGCTCAGAACTCCAGAGGACAGACTGGTCTGGTCCCAGTCGACTACCtacag atAAAAGGTGTGGGACAGACGGCCCCATCCTATTCTGATGccgaaaacacacactctcag GTTAACAACGACAACCAGCGCTGGACAGGGGGCGGAGCTTCTAGTGACGTAGCGGGTTTGaatacacaaggacacacacaag CTGGGTTTGAGgacgatgatggtgatgatgatgatggtgagtgGGATGATGATTGGGATGAAGGCTCCATGGAAGGCCACGCCCCCGGAGCCACAGGGGATGGAGAGGGCGGAGCTACAggacgcaacacacacaccatgaagaTCTCACtcaacaa GTTCCCCTTCTCTAAGACCCCCAACCCGGAGGTCTTCCTCctggccccccccccgagaGGGACCAACCTGCTGCCCATCTAC atgggggaggtggggcCCGTCTGGCTGTACCCCCAGAGCCCCCTGGACTGTGAGGTCACGGACCCCAAGAAGGGATCCAAGATGTACGGCCTGAAGAGTTATATAGAGTATCAGGTCATCCCCACG AGTACCCAACGACCTGTCAATCACCGCTACAAGCATTTTGATTGGCTGTACGAGCGGCTGCTGGAGAAGTTTGGGTCGGCCATCGCCATCCCCGGCCTGCCTGACAAACAGGTGACAG ggcgGTTCGAGGAGCAGTTCATCCGGGGCCGTATGGAGCGTCTCCAGGGCTGGATGAGGAGGATGTGTCGCCACCCGGTGGTCTGTCAGAGCCACGTCTTCACCCTGTTCCTCACCTACCAGGACCAGAAG gagTGGAAGCtggggaagaggagggcagagagggaCGTGGCAGTGGGTCAGATGATCTTCTCCCTCATGGACCCCGAAGCTCCAGAGATGGACTCTGTAGAAGT ggatcAGAAGTATGAACAGTACAGTCGGTTCACGAAGGCGATGGACGACGGAGTGAAAGAGCTGCTCGGGGTGGGACAGACGCACTGGAAGAGGTGCACTGGAC ctcTCCCTAAAGAATACCAGAGGATTGGTGAAGCCTTCATCAACCTATCCACTGTTTTCAGCTCCAGTGGTTACCAAG GAGAATCTACACTGACAGACGCGCTCACGTCTGCTGGGACGATATACCAGGAGGTGGCAGAGATAGTAGCAgaacag CCGAAGAGAGacctccacttcctgttggAGACTAACAGGGAGTACAAAGGGCTGCTGGGATGTTTCCCAGAAACCCTTGCTGTTCACAAG gctgCTATAGAGAAGGTGAAGGACGGAGATAAGATGGTGGCCGCAGGAAGGATCAGCACTCAGGAGAAAACGACGATGAAGCAAAGACTGAGCTGCATGTCCTACAGCCTCCAGG CTGAGATGAATCATTTCCATAGCAACCGTATCTATGACTACAACCGAGTGATGCAACTCTACCTTGAAGGCCAGGTGAAGTTCTATGAAGAG